The Streptomyces avermitilis MA-4680 = NBRC 14893 genome contains a region encoding:
- the efeB gene encoding iron uptake transporter deferrochelatase/peroxidase subunit, with protein sequence MADHSTPEASSAGVPSPQGAVSAKGSPKNAVSENSTPGDAVSENTLSRGVFSRRRLLGTAGATGLALGAVGGAAGYAAAPSAEKTALLASLGADRVMFHGKHQPGITTALQARGHVVAFDLAAGAGRKEAAALLRRWSATAQRLMAGEAAALDDTDVARDAGPSSLTVTFGFGHSFFARTGLEKQRPVALDPLPDFSSDHLDKTRSNGDLWVQIGANDALVAFHALRAIQKDTGSAARVRWQMNGFNRSPGATAQPMTARNLMGQIDGTRNPKPAEADFDQRIFVPASGHPEWMANGSYAVVRRIRMLLDDWEKLSVTAQEQVIGRRKSDGAPLSGGTETTAMKLQKTDADGNLVVPLNAHARITRPDQNGGAAMLRRPFSFHDGFDPDGVPDAGLLFICWQADPLRGFVPVQRKLDRGDALSHFIRHEASGLFAVPGGAADGEYVGQRLLEG encoded by the coding sequence ATGGCTGACCACTCCACGCCGGAGGCGTCTTCCGCAGGCGTCCCTTCTCCTCAGGGTGCCGTTTCCGCAAAGGGCTCCCCCAAGAACGCTGTTTCCGAAAACAGCACTCCTGGGGATGCCGTTTCCGAAAACACGCTCTCCAGGGGCGTCTTTTCGCGGCGGCGGCTGCTCGGCACCGCCGGGGCCACCGGGCTCGCCCTCGGCGCGGTCGGCGGGGCCGCCGGATACGCGGCGGCGCCCTCCGCCGAGAAGACCGCGCTCCTGGCGTCGCTCGGCGCGGACCGGGTGATGTTTCACGGGAAACATCAGCCGGGCATCACCACCGCCCTCCAGGCCCGCGGCCACGTCGTCGCCTTCGACCTCGCCGCGGGCGCGGGCCGCAAGGAGGCCGCCGCGCTGCTGCGCCGCTGGTCGGCCACCGCCCAGCGGCTGATGGCGGGCGAGGCGGCCGCACTCGACGACACCGACGTCGCCCGCGACGCCGGCCCGTCCTCCCTGACGGTCACCTTCGGCTTCGGCCACAGCTTCTTCGCCCGGACGGGACTGGAGAAGCAGCGCCCGGTCGCCCTCGACCCGCTGCCGGACTTCTCCTCCGACCACCTCGACAAGACCCGCAGCAACGGCGATCTGTGGGTGCAGATCGGTGCGAACGACGCGCTCGTCGCCTTCCACGCCCTGCGCGCGATCCAGAAGGACACGGGCAGTGCGGCCCGTGTGCGTTGGCAGATGAACGGCTTCAACCGGTCCCCGGGCGCCACCGCGCAGCCGATGACGGCCCGCAACCTGATGGGCCAGATCGACGGGACGCGCAATCCGAAGCCGGCCGAAGCAGACTTCGACCAGCGGATCTTCGTGCCCGCGTCCGGCCACCCGGAGTGGATGGCGAACGGCTCGTACGCCGTCGTACGCCGTATCCGCATGCTCCTCGACGACTGGGAGAAGCTCTCGGTCACGGCCCAGGAGCAGGTCATCGGGCGCCGCAAGTCCGACGGGGCGCCGCTGAGCGGCGGTACCGAGACCACGGCGATGAAGCTGCAGAAGACCGACGCCGACGGCAACCTGGTCGTCCCCCTCAACGCGCACGCCCGCATCACCCGGCCCGACCAGAACGGGGGCGCGGCCATGCTCCGCCGCCCCTTCTCCTTCCACGACGGCTTCGATCCGGACGGGGTACCCGACGCGGGCCTGCTCTTCATCTGCTGGCAGGCGGACCCGCTGCGCGGCTTCGTACCGGTGCAGCGCAAGCTCGACCGGGGGGACGCGCTGTCGCACTTCATCCGGCACGAGGCGAGCGGGCTGTTCGCGGTGCCGGGCGGGGCGGCGGACGGCGAGTACGTGGGGCAGCGGCTGTTGGAGGGATGA
- a CDS encoding SCO family protein: MRKKTYAAAALFAAAALSLSACGTGDDSNKPIADVSAETGSDKAAVVLDSPFEKPDLVLTDTHGKKYDLRAETKGRPTLIYFGYTNCPDVCPLTMNNLAVAKKQLPKATQDKLRIVFVTTDPKRDTPAELGKWLKGIDPDVVGLTGDFDTIQAGARTLGISIEAPHKDKNGKIVSTHGTQVIAFSPKTDGGYVLYDDQTTVDDYTKDLPKLAKGENP; the protein is encoded by the coding sequence ATGCGCAAGAAGACGTATGCCGCGGCCGCGCTGTTCGCCGCCGCCGCTCTGAGCCTCTCCGCCTGCGGCACCGGCGACGACAGCAACAAGCCCATCGCGGATGTGTCCGCCGAGACCGGTTCGGACAAGGCGGCGGTGGTCCTCGACAGTCCGTTCGAGAAGCCCGACCTCGTCCTCACCGACACGCACGGCAAGAAGTACGACCTGCGCGCGGAGACCAAGGGCAGGCCGACGCTGATCTATTTCGGCTACACCAACTGCCCCGACGTCTGCCCGCTGACGATGAACAACCTCGCCGTCGCCAAGAAGCAGCTGCCCAAGGCGACGCAGGACAAGCTCCGCATCGTGTTCGTCACCACCGACCCGAAGCGGGACACTCCCGCTGAACTCGGCAAGTGGCTCAAGGGCATCGACCCCGACGTCGTCGGCCTGACCGGCGACTTCGACACGATCCAGGCCGGCGCCCGCACGCTCGGCATCTCCATCGAGGCGCCGCACAAGGACAAGAACGGCAAGATCGTCTCCACGCACGGCACCCAGGTCATCGCGTTCTCGCCGAAGACCGACGGCGGCTATGTGCTGTACGACGACCAGACCACCGTCGACGACTACACCAAGGACCTCCCCAAGCTCGCCAAGGGGGAGAACCCGTGA
- a CDS encoding copper chaperone PCu(A)C, translating to MRRPAGAAVGLAVALALAGCGSDDEAASASSAKPELKVTGAYMPAPSMGTMAAGFFTVANSGGADTLTSVSSDLSADVTLHSTKGGAMEEETSFPVPAKGQLDFASGGNHLMFEKLTHKPEQGEKVSVKLHFAKSGTVAVEMPVKAATYNPKTGH from the coding sequence GTGAGGCGTCCCGCAGGAGCCGCCGTGGGCCTGGCCGTGGCCCTGGCGCTCGCGGGCTGCGGCTCGGACGACGAGGCGGCGTCCGCGTCCTCCGCCAAGCCCGAACTGAAGGTCACCGGCGCCTATATGCCCGCCCCCTCCATGGGCACCATGGCGGCCGGCTTCTTCACTGTCGCCAACTCCGGGGGCGCCGACACCCTGACCTCGGTGTCCAGCGATCTCTCCGCCGACGTCACCCTGCACTCCACCAAGGGCGGCGCCATGGAGGAGGAGACGTCCTTCCCCGTACCCGCGAAGGGACAGCTCGACTTCGCGAGCGGCGGCAACCACCTCATGTTCGAAAAGCTCACCCACAAGCCGGAGCAGGGCGAGAAGGTGTCGGTGAAGCTGCACTTCGCCAAGTCCGGCACGGTCGCGGTGGAGATGCCGGTGAAGGCCGCCACCTACAACCCGAAGACCGGACACTGA
- the pheA gene encoding prephenate dehydratase has translation MPASYAYLGPEGTFTEVALRTLPEAATRELVPMVSVPAALDAVRNGEAEAAFVPIENSVEGGITTTLDELVAGEPLMIYREVLLSITFALLVRPDTKLSEIKTVTAHPAAQPQVRNWMKANLPDVVWESAASNADGARLVQEGRYDAAFAGEFAAAKYGLVPLETGIHDAENAQTRFVLVGRPARPAAPTGADKTSIVLWQRDDHPGGLRDLLGEFAVRGVNLMLLQSRPTGAGIGNYCFCIDAEGHISDRRVAETLMGLKRICLQVRFLGSYPRAGVRAEDVPTALPGTSDDEFVKASDWVARCQDGRF, from the coding sequence ATGCCAGCCAGCTATGCGTATCTCGGTCCCGAGGGCACTTTCACCGAAGTCGCCCTGCGCACGCTGCCGGAGGCCGCGACCCGGGAGCTCGTCCCGATGGTGTCGGTGCCCGCCGCGCTCGACGCCGTGCGCAACGGCGAGGCCGAGGCCGCGTTCGTCCCGATCGAGAACTCCGTGGAGGGCGGCATCACGACCACCCTCGACGAGCTGGTCGCGGGCGAGCCGCTGATGATCTACCGCGAGGTGCTGCTCTCGATCACCTTCGCCCTGCTGGTCAGGCCGGACACGAAGCTGTCGGAGATCAAGACGGTCACCGCACACCCCGCCGCGCAGCCGCAGGTCCGCAACTGGATGAAGGCGAACCTCCCGGACGTCGTCTGGGAATCGGCGGCCTCGAACGCGGACGGGGCGCGCCTCGTCCAGGAGGGCCGGTACGACGCCGCCTTCGCGGGCGAGTTCGCGGCGGCCAAGTACGGTCTGGTGCCGCTGGAGACCGGCATCCACGACGCGGAGAACGCGCAGACGCGGTTCGTCCTGGTGGGCAGGCCCGCCCGGCCCGCGGCGCCGACCGGCGCGGACAAGACGTCCATCGTCCTGTGGCAGCGCGACGACCACCCCGGCGGGCTGCGCGACCTGCTGGGCGAGTTCGCCGTACGAGGCGTCAACCTGATGCTGCTGCAGTCCCGCCCGACCGGAGCGGGTATCGGGAACTACTGCTTCTGCATCGACGCCGAGGGACACATCTCCGACCGACGGGTGGCCGAAACCCTGATGGGCCTGAAGCGGATCTGCCTACAGGTGCGATTCCTCGGCTCGTACCCGCGCGCGGGCGTCAGGGCGGAGGACGTCCCGACCGCGCTGCCGGGGACGTCGGACGACGAGTTCGTGAAGGCCTCGGACTGGGTGGCGCGCTGCCAGGACGGCCGGTTCTAG
- a CDS encoding YcnI family protein, with translation MKATRIAAAGVAAASAVLVLSAPAFAHVSVQPEGEAAKGGYATVNFKVPNERDDASTTKLEVSFPADHPLASVMPQPIDGWSVKVTKSKLAKPLTLHGEKIDEAVSKVTWTATGKGVEPGFFQKFPLSIGALPEDTDELVFKALQTYDNKEVVRWIEPQKEGQEEPENPAPVLALSAASTDGHHGSSTAEDASDTSKSAADSSTEASSADSSDTTARVLGVVGIVVGVAGVAYGVLAGRRRTSA, from the coding sequence ATGAAGGCAACCCGTATCGCCGCCGCCGGTGTCGCCGCCGCCTCGGCCGTCCTCGTCCTGTCCGCCCCCGCCTTCGCGCACGTCAGCGTGCAGCCCGAGGGCGAGGCCGCCAAGGGCGGCTACGCGACCGTGAACTTCAAGGTCCCCAACGAGCGCGACGACGCCTCGACCACCAAGCTCGAGGTGAGCTTCCCGGCCGACCACCCGCTCGCCTCCGTCATGCCGCAGCCGATCGACGGCTGGAGCGTCAAGGTCACCAAGTCCAAGCTGGCCAAGCCGCTCACCCTGCACGGCGAGAAGATCGACGAGGCCGTCTCCAAGGTCACCTGGACCGCCACCGGCAAGGGCGTCGAGCCGGGCTTCTTCCAGAAGTTCCCGCTCTCCATCGGCGCGCTCCCCGAGGACACCGACGAACTCGTCTTCAAGGCCCTCCAGACGTACGACAACAAGGAGGTCGTGCGCTGGATCGAGCCGCAGAAGGAGGGCCAGGAGGAGCCCGAGAACCCGGCTCCGGTGCTCGCCCTGTCCGCCGCGTCCACGGACGGCCACCACGGCTCCTCGACCGCCGAGGACGCCTCCGACACCTCCAAGTCGGCCGCCGACAGCAGCACCGAGGCCTCCTCCGCCGACAGCAGCGACACCACCGCCCGGGTCCTCGGCGTCGTGGGCATCGTCGTCGGCGTCGCGGGCGTGGCGTACGGCGTTCTGGCCGGCCGCCGGCGTACGAGCGCCTGA
- a CDS encoding copper resistance CopC/CopD family protein — MGTLLLLFLAVAGALLAGAAPVSAHAALTGSDPAQGAVVDKAPTQVSLTFSEKVALSDGSVRVLDPSGKRVDTGKASNPSGTTYGVKLHSGLPDGTFTVSYQVVSADSHPVSGAFTFSIGAPSTTSVSLSDQTAGGGVVGGLYGFGRYVSYAGFILMVGGGAFVLACWQRGAAVRAVQRLVVSGWVALTSATLALLLLRGSYTGSGKVGDIFDLTLLGQVLQTKAGAALVSRLLLLAAAALFIAVLFGAYVKRDAENADAEGEDEDGETEKSGSDADRAAEKKDLTFGLAIGGTVVAAGLAASWAMAEHASTGIQAGLAMPVDVLHLLAVALWLGGLTTLLVALYRAPSIEVAAVRRFSRVAFASVVALTVTGLYQSWRQVGSWSALTDTTYGQLLLVKVGLVAVLVGIAWISRRWTARLPETPEATATAETAVTADATDATDATDATDTTETADAEEKQRAEVAAGASPAVGASSMAAASPGSHSSEASDASDASDKGPEDAGDSRRAAQLARQRVAVATARQKRIRDADPLRSGLRRSVLAEAGVAVVLLAVTTALTSTEPGRTEEAAKAVTASASQRSGPLSLTIPFDTGGQDGKGTARLTLDPARVGGNEMHVFVTRPNGKAFDVPEVKVAFTLDAKDIGPLPVVPDRIATGHWTASGVQIPMAGDWKITVTVRTSDIDQATVNKNAKIG, encoded by the coding sequence GTGGGAACGCTGCTGTTGCTGTTCCTCGCTGTCGCCGGCGCGCTCCTGGCCGGCGCCGCGCCCGTCTCCGCGCACGCCGCGCTGACCGGGAGCGACCCCGCACAGGGAGCGGTGGTCGACAAGGCACCCACCCAGGTCTCGCTCACCTTCTCCGAGAAGGTCGCGCTGTCCGACGGCTCGGTGCGCGTACTGGACCCCAGCGGCAAGCGGGTCGACACCGGCAAGGCATCCAACCCGAGCGGTACGACGTACGGCGTCAAGCTGCACTCGGGCCTGCCCGACGGCACGTTCACCGTCTCCTACCAGGTGGTGTCCGCCGACAGCCACCCCGTCTCCGGCGCCTTCACCTTCTCCATCGGCGCGCCGTCCACGACCTCCGTCTCGCTGTCCGACCAGACGGCGGGCGGCGGAGTCGTCGGCGGGCTCTACGGGTTCGGCCGGTACGTCTCGTACGCGGGCTTCATCCTCATGGTCGGCGGCGGTGCCTTCGTACTGGCCTGCTGGCAGCGCGGGGCGGCGGTGCGGGCGGTGCAGCGGCTCGTGGTCTCCGGCTGGGTCGCGCTCACCTCCGCGACGCTCGCGCTGCTGCTCCTGCGCGGCTCGTACACCGGCTCCGGCAAGGTGGGCGACATCTTCGATCTGACGCTCCTCGGCCAGGTCCTGCAGACCAAGGCGGGCGCGGCACTGGTCTCGCGACTGCTGCTCCTCGCGGCAGCGGCGCTGTTCATCGCCGTGCTCTTCGGGGCGTATGTGAAGCGGGACGCCGAGAACGCAGACGCAGAGGGCGAGGACGAGGACGGCGAGACCGAGAAGAGCGGTTCCGACGCCGACCGGGCCGCCGAGAAGAAGGACCTCACCTTCGGGCTGGCGATCGGCGGGACCGTCGTCGCAGCGGGGCTCGCGGCGTCCTGGGCGATGGCCGAGCACGCCTCGACCGGCATCCAGGCCGGGCTCGCGATGCCCGTGGACGTACTGCACCTGCTGGCCGTCGCCCTCTGGCTGGGCGGGCTTACGACGCTGCTCGTGGCCCTGTACCGGGCACCGTCGATCGAGGTGGCGGCCGTACGCCGTTTCTCTCGCGTCGCCTTCGCAAGCGTGGTGGCGCTGACCGTGACCGGGCTCTACCAGTCGTGGCGGCAGGTCGGTTCGTGGTCGGCGCTCACCGATACGACGTACGGACAGTTGCTGCTGGTGAAGGTCGGCCTGGTAGCCGTTCTCGTCGGCATCGCATGGATCTCCCGACGCTGGACGGCGCGGCTGCCGGAGACGCCGGAGGCCACGGCTACGGCCGAGACCGCTGTGACGGCCGACGCAACAGATGCCACGGACGCGACGGACGCGACGGATACGACCGAGACGGCGGATGCGGAAGAGAAGCAGCGGGCGGAGGTGGCCGCCGGTGCCTCCCCGGCAGTCGGCGCCTCATCCATGGCCGCTGCCTCCCCCGGCTCCCACTCCTCAGAGGCCTCCGACGCCTCCGACGCCTCCGACAAGGGTCCGGAAGACGCCGGAGACTCCCGGCGTGCCGCTCAGCTCGCCCGGCAGCGCGTCGCCGTGGCCACCGCCCGCCAGAAGCGGATCCGCGACGCCGACCCGCTCCGCTCCGGGCTGCGCCGCTCGGTGCTCGCCGAGGCGGGCGTCGCGGTCGTGCTGCTCGCCGTCACCACCGCGCTGACATCCACCGAGCCGGGGCGCACGGAGGAGGCGGCCAAGGCGGTCACCGCCTCCGCCTCCCAGCGGTCCGGGCCGCTGTCACTGACGATCCCGTTCGACACGGGCGGCCAGGACGGCAAGGGCACCGCGCGGCTGACCCTCGACCCGGCCCGCGTCGGCGGCAACGAGATGCACGTCTTCGTGACGCGGCCGAACGGCAAGGCGTTCGACGTCCCCGAGGTGAAGGTGGCCTTCACGCTCGACGCGAAGGACATCGGACCGCTGCCCGTGGTGCCCGACCGCATCGCCACCGGCCACTGGACGGCGAGCGGCGTGCAGATCCCCATGGCGGGCGACTGGAAGATCACGGTGACCGTGCGGACCTCCGACATTGACCAGGCGACCGTGAACAAGAACGCGAAGATCGGCTGA
- a CDS encoding RNA 2'-phosphotransferase, giving the protein MAQRLGRTEQRQIRPSIPPQVHSRSDSHPRRTASPSPAPSEPTLTALLEQRFPEVVQLLRWVGCESLDDWMSVWVQHRGAGWVYEVLDAERDPGGVITAWKAVLDARDQAILVLESLVFESNLCRFAAEASAKMPSRLRYDKTLHVVRQRVALSLWDHALSINWWRPFVFCRALRLARTYLVHVVRDNALTEGSSRFQFSGRLGQATVLLARFEQVGAADLESSAAHIRASITEGNPAEDAVPYLLECYLRLHDHTGNREYLGRAVKTDKDFPGERRGTSWMLHMAEIWLRLADGLPKGDAFGTYLERAEKALLAAGEPGGEDAVRHALLDCVAAAARRTPELVPHIRLGLRRLNNPFGLGEHLRRFAEDGYPAVTLPATLVHHLQRRFESSTEPLHRRLLSDCLRAYIQLDDVSEMERARLLRKALDLQERSLVRAAPLTDELSRMRYADDLLATAELQGNRKFWMVGISLLIRETAANSTSCVPLVRLGRELEKGGTLNRSEQADMRRRLGDVPQADRWIRAVAEGDSGLFYEEAADRAISSPDLVRRNLGGRSNVVTVDDYLGFTSSTLVFKPTTRLCFDRDTEKSAAVARTLRRMDAEDEFATIDLITTISATDLSHSEEQFQIGTEIITVRRFEHGTVLAECLSPASPDTSCELLKRAAKFLAYVHGSDDPASGRIGGVRKEVRNEVRMWLRAVLPDEPSDGANELFEEWWALLEGIGLPPQPRRDAHAFNWLVTDNDRIIAVDLEAARWRPMGYELAQLTDDVPALPVDRWDLRRDVVTCYVEALTRCAGPSRPIDVEKVWAAYRASLLARAVRCLSDRTNEPGIREHGEALLDELSSQPKGDLTRDLAIRLRDAWAKRRGTPGDAPLRELKDGRRRRISRSLSYHLRHGRELTQNPQGWVPIDSLVRALDPKLRVSADELISVARAVSEERFEVRGDLVRARYGHSRPTAIEYEIRAPEGRLYHCTPTTALHNIFERGEGLRPMTRQWVHLTTDRAAALSAGRRHGPCTLLCVPDPSALECRHAGGATWLVAQVPPSALTVVPLHRLFSTHG; this is encoded by the coding sequence ATGGCTCAGAGACTGGGCAGGACCGAGCAGCGACAGATCCGCCCCTCGATTCCTCCTCAGGTCCACAGCAGGAGCGACAGCCACCCCAGGCGCACGGCGTCCCCGTCGCCCGCGCCGTCCGAGCCGACGCTGACCGCCCTCCTGGAGCAGCGCTTCCCCGAGGTCGTCCAGCTGCTGCGGTGGGTGGGTTGTGAGTCCCTCGACGACTGGATGAGCGTCTGGGTCCAGCACCGCGGCGCGGGATGGGTGTACGAAGTCCTCGACGCGGAGCGGGACCCAGGCGGTGTCATCACGGCGTGGAAAGCCGTTCTGGACGCCCGTGACCAGGCCATCCTGGTCCTGGAATCGCTTGTCTTCGAGAGCAACCTGTGCAGATTCGCGGCCGAGGCGTCCGCGAAGATGCCCAGCAGGCTCCGGTACGACAAGACCCTGCACGTGGTCAGGCAGCGCGTGGCTCTCTCCCTGTGGGACCACGCTCTTTCCATCAACTGGTGGCGCCCCTTTGTCTTCTGCCGCGCGTTGCGCCTGGCGCGTACCTATCTGGTCCATGTGGTCCGGGACAACGCCCTGACCGAGGGCAGCAGCAGATTCCAGTTCTCCGGCCGGCTGGGCCAGGCCACCGTGCTGCTGGCGCGGTTCGAACAGGTGGGCGCCGCCGATCTGGAGTCGTCGGCCGCGCACATCCGGGCCTCGATCACGGAGGGGAACCCCGCCGAGGACGCCGTCCCCTATCTCCTGGAGTGCTATCTGCGGCTGCACGACCACACGGGGAACCGGGAGTATCTCGGCCGCGCCGTAAAGACCGACAAGGATTTCCCCGGCGAGCGGCGCGGCACGTCATGGATGCTGCACATGGCCGAGATCTGGTTGCGGCTGGCCGACGGGCTGCCCAAGGGCGACGCCTTCGGCACCTATCTCGAACGAGCCGAGAAGGCGTTACTGGCCGCGGGCGAGCCAGGCGGTGAGGACGCCGTACGTCATGCCCTCCTGGACTGCGTCGCGGCCGCCGCCCGCAGGACCCCCGAACTGGTGCCCCACATAAGGCTCGGGCTGCGACGGCTCAACAACCCCTTCGGGCTCGGCGAGCATCTGCGCCGGTTCGCGGAGGACGGGTACCCGGCCGTGACGCTCCCGGCCACGCTCGTCCACCATCTGCAACGCCGCTTCGAGTCCTCCACCGAACCCCTGCACCGCCGTCTCCTGTCCGACTGCCTGCGGGCGTACATCCAACTGGACGACGTCAGTGAGATGGAACGCGCCCGGCTGCTGCGCAAGGCACTCGACCTCCAGGAGAGGTCGCTCGTGAGAGCCGCTCCGCTGACGGACGAACTCAGCAGGATGCGCTATGCCGACGACCTCCTCGCCACGGCCGAGTTGCAGGGCAACCGCAAGTTCTGGATGGTCGGCATCTCACTTCTGATCCGGGAGACGGCGGCGAACAGCACGTCCTGTGTGCCGCTGGTACGGCTCGGCCGTGAACTGGAGAAGGGCGGGACCCTCAACCGGTCCGAACAGGCGGACATGCGCCGCCGGCTGGGGGACGTCCCGCAGGCCGACCGGTGGATCCGGGCGGTCGCGGAGGGCGACTCCGGCCTCTTCTACGAGGAGGCCGCCGACCGGGCCATCAGCAGCCCCGACCTGGTGCGCCGCAACCTCGGCGGCCGCAGCAACGTGGTCACCGTCGACGACTATCTCGGCTTCACCAGCTCCACCCTCGTCTTCAAACCGACCACGCGGCTCTGCTTCGACCGCGACACCGAGAAATCGGCCGCGGTGGCGCGCACGCTGCGCCGTATGGACGCCGAGGACGAATTCGCCACCATCGACCTGATCACCACCATCTCGGCCACCGATCTGTCGCACAGCGAGGAGCAGTTCCAGATCGGTACGGAGATCATCACCGTACGTCGGTTCGAGCACGGCACGGTGCTCGCCGAGTGCCTGTCGCCCGCATCCCCGGACACGTCCTGTGAACTGCTGAAGCGTGCCGCGAAGTTCCTCGCCTACGTGCACGGTTCCGACGACCCGGCATCGGGGCGGATCGGCGGGGTGCGCAAGGAGGTGCGCAACGAGGTGCGGATGTGGCTGCGGGCGGTGCTGCCCGACGAGCCGTCCGACGGGGCCAACGAGCTCTTCGAGGAGTGGTGGGCCCTGCTGGAGGGGATCGGCCTGCCGCCGCAGCCCCGCAGGGACGCCCACGCCTTCAACTGGCTCGTGACCGACAACGACCGGATCATCGCGGTCGACCTGGAGGCGGCGCGCTGGCGCCCCATGGGCTACGAACTCGCCCAGCTGACGGACGACGTGCCGGCCCTTCCGGTGGACCGCTGGGATCTGCGCCGCGATGTGGTGACCTGCTACGTGGAGGCGCTCACGCGGTGCGCCGGCCCCTCCCGGCCCATTGACGTCGAGAAGGTCTGGGCCGCCTACCGGGCTTCGCTGCTGGCCCGGGCGGTGCGGTGCCTGAGCGACCGGACCAACGAACCGGGGATCCGCGAGCACGGCGAGGCCCTGCTGGACGAGCTGAGCTCGCAGCCGAAGGGCGACCTCACGCGCGATCTCGCGATCAGGCTCCGTGACGCCTGGGCGAAACGGCGCGGCACACCGGGCGACGCCCCGCTGCGGGAGCTGAAGGACGGCCGCAGACGCCGGATCAGCCGGTCGCTCTCCTACCATCTGCGGCACGGGCGGGAGCTGACGCAGAACCCGCAGGGCTGGGTGCCGATCGACTCCCTCGTGCGGGCCCTGGACCCCAAACTCAGGGTCTCCGCAGACGAGTTGATCAGTGTCGCGCGCGCGGTGAGCGAGGAGCGCTTCGAGGTCCGGGGCGATCTCGTCCGAGCCCGCTACGGCCACTCGCGGCCCACGGCGATCGAGTACGAGATCAGAGCACCCGAAGGCCGGCTCTACCACTGCACCCCCACCACCGCGCTCCACAACATCTTTGAGCGCGGCGAGGGGCTGAGGCCGATGACCCGGCAGTGGGTCCACCTGACCACGGACCGCGCCGCGGCCCTCAGCGCCGGGCGGCGGCACGGCCCGTGCACCCTCCTGTGCGTGCCCGACCCCTCCGCGCTGGAATGCCGGCATGCGGGAGGGGCCACTTGGCTCGTCGCCCAAGTCCCGCCCAGCGCGCTGACGGTGGTGCCCCTGCACCGGCTGTTCTCCACGCACGGGTGA
- a CDS encoding ATP-binding protein, which translates to MSIWWSLHLRRDAASVPLARRLLLGTMETAGVDPDISYDLSVALSEACANAVEHGGDAALGGTSEAYRVTAYLDGEKCRIEVADSGPGFPSGRSRPVIRAAHMDAEHGRGLGLIQELADHVHIGNKPGRGGAVVSFDKILKWRKGAPLVTAS; encoded by the coding sequence ATGAGCATCTGGTGGTCACTCCATTTGCGGCGCGATGCTGCGAGCGTGCCGCTCGCCCGTCGGCTCCTGCTGGGCACGATGGAGACCGCGGGCGTCGATCCCGACATTTCCTACGACCTGTCGGTCGCCCTCAGCGAAGCCTGCGCCAACGCGGTGGAACACGGCGGCGACGCCGCGCTCGGCGGCACGTCCGAGGCGTACCGGGTCACCGCCTACCTCGACGGCGAGAAGTGCCGCATCGAAGTCGCCGACTCCGGCCCGGGTTTCCCGTCCGGCCGGTCCCGCCCCGTGATCCGCGCCGCGCACATGGACGCCGAGCACGGCCGCGGCCTCGGACTCATCCAGGAACTCGCCGACCACGTCCACATCGGCAACAAACCGGGCCGGGGCGGGGCGGTGGTCAGCTTCGACAAGATCCTCAAATGGCGCAAGGGCGCGCCACTGGTCACCGCGTCCTGA